The proteins below are encoded in one region of Populus alba chromosome 2, ASM523922v2, whole genome shotgun sequence:
- the LOC118044176 gene encoding serine/threonine-protein phosphatase BSL1 isoform X2 — translation MGSKPWLHPAPAYRTLETYWSSDDDAPGSRCSHTLTAVAATKSHGPRLILFGGVTAIEGGASSAPGIRLDGATNSVHSYDVLTRKWTRIQAAGEPPSPRAAHAAAAVGTMVVFQGGIGPAGHSTDDLFVLDLTTDKFKWHRVVVQGQGPGPRYGHVMDLVAQRYLVIVSGNDGKRALSDAWVLDTAQKPYAWQRLNPEGDRPSARMYATASARSDGMFLLCGGRDASGTALGDAYGLLMHRNGQWEWTLAPGVSPSTRYQHAAVFVGARLHVTGGALKGGRLVEGEAAVAVLDTAAGTWLDRNGIVTSSKTSKGHAEYDPSLELMRRCRHASASVGVRIYVYGGLKGDAVLDDFLVAENSPFQSDMNSPILTSERASTITSPRSNHYNLNSFGTTTPDGGSEIPLSGGISMDKNSMEKLREASAAEAEAANAVWQAAQAASSNPAEETSVSDDNSKVAEATSDGSDNEADVRLHPRAVVVAKETVGNLGGLVRQLSLDQFENESRRMLPMNNDASYPARKFTRKKSPQGLHKKIISMLLRPRNWKAPANRGFFLDSYEVGELCYAAEQIFMQEPTVLQLKAPVKVFGDLHGQFGDLMRLFDEYGFPSTAGDITYIDYLFLGDYVDRGQHSLETITLLLALKIEYPENVHLIRGNHEAADINALFGFRIECIERMGESDGIWAWTRFNQLFNCLPLAALIEKKIICMHGGIGRSIHSVEQIEKLERPITMDAGSIILMDLLWSDPTENDSIEGLRPNARGPGLVTFGPDRVTDFCKKNKLQLIIRAHECVMDGFERFAQGQLITLFSATNYCGTANNAGAILVVGRGLVVVPKLIHPLPPPLQSPETSPERVIDDAWMQELNIQRPPTPTRGRPQPDLDRNSLAYI, via the exons ATGGGATCCAAGCCATGGCTACACCCAGCTCCCGCCTATCGGACCTTGGAGACTTACTGGAGTtctgatgatgatgctcctggttcTCGATGTAGCCACACCTTGACTGCCGTTGCTGCTACTAAGTCTCATGGCCCTCGACTCATCCTCTTCGGTGGTGTCACCGCTATCGAGGGCGGCGCTTCCTCCGCTCCTGGAATCA GATTGGATGGAGCCACTAATTCGGTTCATTCTTATGATGTTCTTACTAGGAAATGGACTAG AATACAAGCTGCTGGAGAGCCACCGTCTCCTAGGGCTGCGCACGCGGCAGCTGCTGTTGGTactatggttgtttttcag GGTGGGATAGGTCCAGCTGGGCATTCCACCGATGATCTCTTTGTGCTTGACTTGACCACTGACAAATTCAAGTGGCACCG AGTGGTTGTACAGGGACAAGGGCCTGGGCCTCGTTATGGCCATGTAATGGACTTGGTTGCCCAAAGGTACCTTGTTATTGTCAGTGGCAATGATG GTAAAAGAGCTTTATCTGATGCCTGGGTTTTGGACACTGCCCAGAAACCATATGCATGGCAGAGGCTAAATCCTGAAGGTGATAGACCTTCTGCTCGAAT GTATGCAACAGCTAGTGCCCGTTCAGATGGAATGTTTTTGCTTTGTGGTGGAAGAGACGCCTCTGGCACA GCACTTGGGGATGCTTATGGGCTTCTAATGCATAGAAATGGTCAGTGGGAGTGGACCCTTGCTCCTGGGGTGTCTCCATCAACAAGGTATCAACATGCTGCG GTTTTTGTTGGTGCACGTTTGCATGTTACAGGAGGAGCCCTAAAGGGAGGACGCTTAGTAGAAGGGGAAGCAGCTGTTGCTG TGCTGGACACTGCTGCGGGCACTTGGTTGGATAGAAATGGGATAGTTACTTCTTCTAAAACCAGCAAGGGACATGCTGAATATGATCCTTCTTTGGAGCTAATGCGTCGTTGTCGCCATGCATCTGCATCTGTTGGTGTTCGTATATATGTCTACGGTGGTCTAAAAGGAG ATGCAGTGCTAGATGATTTTCTGGTTGCTGAAAATTCCCCATTCCAGTCAGACATGAATTCTCCCATTTTAACATCTGAGAGAGCCTCAACAATAACAAGTCCCCGATCAAaccattataatttaaattcttttggaACAACTACCCCTGATGGTGGATCAGAGATCCCTTTATCTGGTGGTATCAG CATGGACAAAAATTCTATGGAGAAATTAAGGGAGGCATCTGCTGCGGAAGCTGAGGCAGCTAATGCTGTCTGGCAAGCTGCTCAGGCAGCATCTTCCAATCCTGCAGAAGAAACATCTGTATCTGATGACAATTCAAAAGTGGCAGAAGCAACTTCAGATGGAAGTGACAATGAGGCTGATGTTCGCCTTCATCCTAGAGCT GTGGTGGTTGCTAAAGAGACTGTGGGAAACCTGGGTGGGCTGGTAAGGCAATTGTCGTTGGATCAATTCGAAAATGAAAGTAGAAGGATGCTTCCTATGAATAATGATGCATCTTATCCTGCCAGAAAGTTCACCAGAAAAAAGTCTCCTCAAGGCCTGCATAAGAAG ATTATTTCCATGTTGCTTAGGCCTCGAAACTGGAAAGCTCCTGCAAATAGGGGATTTTTCCTGGATTCTTATGAAGTTGGGGAACTTTGTTATGCTGCTGAACAAATATTTATGCAAGAGCCAACGGTTCTGCAATTGAAAGCCCCAGTAAAAGTCTTTGGTGATCTTCATGGACAGTTTGGTGACTTAATGCGTCTATTTGATGAATATGGATTTCCATCCACAGCAGGAGACATTAC GTACATCGACTATTTGTTTCTGGGAGACTATGTTGATCGAGGGCAGCACAGTTTGGAGACCATAACTTTGCTTCTTGCTCTTAAG ATCGAGTATCCTGAGAATGTCCACCTGATACGTGGTAACCATGAAGCTGCTGATATAAATGCGCTCTTTGGTTTTCGTATTGAATGCATTGAAAGAATG GGAGAGAGTGATGGGATATGGGCATGGACACGTTTCAATCAACTTTTCAACTGTCTTCCACTCGCTGCGcttattgagaagaaaattatCTGTATGCATGGTGGCATAGGAAGATCCATTCATTCAGTGGAACAGATAGAGAAGCTGGAAAGGCCTATAACAATGGATGCTGGATCTATAATTCTAATGGATCTTCTATG GTCGGATCCTACCGAAAATGATAGCATAGAGGGTTTGAGACCAAATGCTAGGGGTCCTGGTCTTGTCACTTTTGGG CCTGATCGTGTAACCGACTTCtgtaagaaaaataagttaCAGCTGATTATTAGGGCACATGAATGTGTCATGGATGGGTTTGAACGGTTTGCCCAAGGGCAATTGATTACTCTATTTTCTGCAACCAATTATTGTG GGACTGCAAACAATGCTGGAGCTATACTGGTAGTTGGCAGGGGTTTGGTTGTGGTTCCAAAATTAATTCATCCCTTGCCACCTCCCCTTCAGTCACCAGAGACATCTCCGGAACGTGTCATTGATGATGCATGGATGCAG GAGCTTAACATCCAAAGACCACCAACTCCAACACGGGGTCGACCTCAACCCGACCTTGACAGAAACTCACTTGCTTACATATGA
- the LOC118044176 gene encoding serine/threonine-protein phosphatase BSL1 isoform X1: MGSKPWLHPAPAYRTLETYWSSDDDAPGSRCSHTLTAVAATKSHGPRLILFGGVTAIEGGASSAPGIRLDGATNSVHSYDVLTRKWTRIQAAGEPPSPRAAHAAAAVGTMVVFQGGIGPAGHSTDDLFVLDLTTDKFKWHRVVVQGQGPGPRYGHVMDLVAQRYLVIVSGNDGKRALSDAWVLDTAQKPYAWQRLNPEGDRPSARMYATASARSDGMFLLCGGRDASGTALGDAYGLLMHRNGQWEWTLAPGVSPSTRYQHAAVFVGARLHVTGGALKGGRLVEGEAAVAVLDTAAGTWLDRNGIVTSSKTSKGHAEYDPSLELMRRCRHASASVGVRIYVYGGLKGDAVLDDFLVAENSPFQSDMNSPILTSERASTITSPRSNHYNLNSFGTTTPDGGSEIPLSGGISSMDKNSMEKLREASAAEAEAANAVWQAAQAASSNPAEETSVSDDNSKVAEATSDGSDNEADVRLHPRAVVVAKETVGNLGGLVRQLSLDQFENESRRMLPMNNDASYPARKFTRKKSPQGLHKKIISMLLRPRNWKAPANRGFFLDSYEVGELCYAAEQIFMQEPTVLQLKAPVKVFGDLHGQFGDLMRLFDEYGFPSTAGDITYIDYLFLGDYVDRGQHSLETITLLLALKIEYPENVHLIRGNHEAADINALFGFRIECIERMGESDGIWAWTRFNQLFNCLPLAALIEKKIICMHGGIGRSIHSVEQIEKLERPITMDAGSIILMDLLWSDPTENDSIEGLRPNARGPGLVTFGPDRVTDFCKKNKLQLIIRAHECVMDGFERFAQGQLITLFSATNYCGTANNAGAILVVGRGLVVVPKLIHPLPPPLQSPETSPERVIDDAWMQELNIQRPPTPTRGRPQPDLDRNSLAYI; this comes from the exons ATGGGATCCAAGCCATGGCTACACCCAGCTCCCGCCTATCGGACCTTGGAGACTTACTGGAGTtctgatgatgatgctcctggttcTCGATGTAGCCACACCTTGACTGCCGTTGCTGCTACTAAGTCTCATGGCCCTCGACTCATCCTCTTCGGTGGTGTCACCGCTATCGAGGGCGGCGCTTCCTCCGCTCCTGGAATCA GATTGGATGGAGCCACTAATTCGGTTCATTCTTATGATGTTCTTACTAGGAAATGGACTAG AATACAAGCTGCTGGAGAGCCACCGTCTCCTAGGGCTGCGCACGCGGCAGCTGCTGTTGGTactatggttgtttttcag GGTGGGATAGGTCCAGCTGGGCATTCCACCGATGATCTCTTTGTGCTTGACTTGACCACTGACAAATTCAAGTGGCACCG AGTGGTTGTACAGGGACAAGGGCCTGGGCCTCGTTATGGCCATGTAATGGACTTGGTTGCCCAAAGGTACCTTGTTATTGTCAGTGGCAATGATG GTAAAAGAGCTTTATCTGATGCCTGGGTTTTGGACACTGCCCAGAAACCATATGCATGGCAGAGGCTAAATCCTGAAGGTGATAGACCTTCTGCTCGAAT GTATGCAACAGCTAGTGCCCGTTCAGATGGAATGTTTTTGCTTTGTGGTGGAAGAGACGCCTCTGGCACA GCACTTGGGGATGCTTATGGGCTTCTAATGCATAGAAATGGTCAGTGGGAGTGGACCCTTGCTCCTGGGGTGTCTCCATCAACAAGGTATCAACATGCTGCG GTTTTTGTTGGTGCACGTTTGCATGTTACAGGAGGAGCCCTAAAGGGAGGACGCTTAGTAGAAGGGGAAGCAGCTGTTGCTG TGCTGGACACTGCTGCGGGCACTTGGTTGGATAGAAATGGGATAGTTACTTCTTCTAAAACCAGCAAGGGACATGCTGAATATGATCCTTCTTTGGAGCTAATGCGTCGTTGTCGCCATGCATCTGCATCTGTTGGTGTTCGTATATATGTCTACGGTGGTCTAAAAGGAG ATGCAGTGCTAGATGATTTTCTGGTTGCTGAAAATTCCCCATTCCAGTCAGACATGAATTCTCCCATTTTAACATCTGAGAGAGCCTCAACAATAACAAGTCCCCGATCAAaccattataatttaaattcttttggaACAACTACCCCTGATGGTGGATCAGAGATCCCTTTATCTGGTGGTATCAG CAGCATGGACAAAAATTCTATGGAGAAATTAAGGGAGGCATCTGCTGCGGAAGCTGAGGCAGCTAATGCTGTCTGGCAAGCTGCTCAGGCAGCATCTTCCAATCCTGCAGAAGAAACATCTGTATCTGATGACAATTCAAAAGTGGCAGAAGCAACTTCAGATGGAAGTGACAATGAGGCTGATGTTCGCCTTCATCCTAGAGCT GTGGTGGTTGCTAAAGAGACTGTGGGAAACCTGGGTGGGCTGGTAAGGCAATTGTCGTTGGATCAATTCGAAAATGAAAGTAGAAGGATGCTTCCTATGAATAATGATGCATCTTATCCTGCCAGAAAGTTCACCAGAAAAAAGTCTCCTCAAGGCCTGCATAAGAAG ATTATTTCCATGTTGCTTAGGCCTCGAAACTGGAAAGCTCCTGCAAATAGGGGATTTTTCCTGGATTCTTATGAAGTTGGGGAACTTTGTTATGCTGCTGAACAAATATTTATGCAAGAGCCAACGGTTCTGCAATTGAAAGCCCCAGTAAAAGTCTTTGGTGATCTTCATGGACAGTTTGGTGACTTAATGCGTCTATTTGATGAATATGGATTTCCATCCACAGCAGGAGACATTAC GTACATCGACTATTTGTTTCTGGGAGACTATGTTGATCGAGGGCAGCACAGTTTGGAGACCATAACTTTGCTTCTTGCTCTTAAG ATCGAGTATCCTGAGAATGTCCACCTGATACGTGGTAACCATGAAGCTGCTGATATAAATGCGCTCTTTGGTTTTCGTATTGAATGCATTGAAAGAATG GGAGAGAGTGATGGGATATGGGCATGGACACGTTTCAATCAACTTTTCAACTGTCTTCCACTCGCTGCGcttattgagaagaaaattatCTGTATGCATGGTGGCATAGGAAGATCCATTCATTCAGTGGAACAGATAGAGAAGCTGGAAAGGCCTATAACAATGGATGCTGGATCTATAATTCTAATGGATCTTCTATG GTCGGATCCTACCGAAAATGATAGCATAGAGGGTTTGAGACCAAATGCTAGGGGTCCTGGTCTTGTCACTTTTGGG CCTGATCGTGTAACCGACTTCtgtaagaaaaataagttaCAGCTGATTATTAGGGCACATGAATGTGTCATGGATGGGTTTGAACGGTTTGCCCAAGGGCAATTGATTACTCTATTTTCTGCAACCAATTATTGTG GGACTGCAAACAATGCTGGAGCTATACTGGTAGTTGGCAGGGGTTTGGTTGTGGTTCCAAAATTAATTCATCCCTTGCCACCTCCCCTTCAGTCACCAGAGACATCTCCGGAACGTGTCATTGATGATGCATGGATGCAG GAGCTTAACATCCAAAGACCACCAACTCCAACACGGGGTCGACCTCAACCCGACCTTGACAGAAACTCACTTGCTTACATATGA